The proteins below come from a single Desulfobacteraceae bacterium genomic window:
- a CDS encoding acetate--CoA ligase family protein, whose product AVLKIVSPDILHKSDAGGVRVNLEGPAAIAGAYAEILENARGYNPQADIRGVLVSPMARQGMEVIIGTKRDDQFGPVIMFGLGGVLVEILKDVAFRVLPISHLSAEKMIEEIKSAPLLNGFRGMPVCDKKALRKLLVKCSEIVEAYPDIQEMDLNPVISHEKGLSIVDARIILTAQA is encoded by the coding sequence GGCGGTTTTAAAGATCGTGTCACCCGACATCCTGCACAAAAGTGATGCCGGGGGGGTGCGGGTCAACCTGGAAGGCCCCGCGGCGATCGCCGGCGCCTATGCCGAGATCCTTGAAAACGCCCGGGGCTACAACCCCCAGGCCGACATCCGCGGGGTGCTGGTCTCCCCCATGGCCCGCCAAGGGATGGAGGTCATCATCGGCACCAAACGCGACGACCAGTTCGGCCCGGTCATCATGTTCGGCCTGGGCGGGGTGTTGGTGGAGATTCTCAAGGACGTGGCCTTCCGGGTCCTGCCGATTTCGCACCTCTCCGCCGAGAAAATGATCGAGGAGATCAAGTCCGCCCCCCTGCTGAACGGCTTCCGGGGCATGCCGGTCTGCGACAAGAAGGCCCTGCGCAAACTGCTGGTGAAATGCTCCGAGATCGTCGAAGCCTACCCCGACATCCAGGAAATGGACTTGAACCCCGTCATCAGCCACGAAAAAGGCTTGAGCATCGTGGATGCCCGCATCATTCTGACGGCGCAGGCCTGA
- the aroA gene encoding 3-phosphoshikimate 1-carboxyvinyltransferase: protein MLTISPRPLKPEHCVAVPGSKSFTHRMLIAAALADGTSRLENPLHSEDTTLTARALGQLGARIETGSNGAFTVTGTGGRLQACSDPLYLGNSGTSMRLLTAVAALGRGEYRLTGSERMGSRPIAQLIDGLTQIGVPVQSLANTGCPPLAVTGGRVRGGKLSLDCSLSSQYLSALLLIAPYTAEGLEITVSAGPVSRPYIDMTVAVMEDFGVRMDREGYHHFRVAGGRRYRAGRYRVEADASQAGYFWAAAAIAGTTITVRGTSGGSLQGDSRFIELLEAMGCRVAAGAEGITVSGGPLQAITADMGDMPDMVPTLAVVAAFARGTTTIENVAHLKAKESDRIAAVVSELNRMGVSARAGADGLTVTGGQPAGAVIETYDDHRIAMSFALAGLKVPGVVIRDPDCVKKSFPNYWQVFETLFAT from the coding sequence ATGCTGACCATTTCGCCCCGGCCGCTGAAACCCGAACACTGCGTTGCAGTGCCCGGCTCCAAGAGTTTCACCCACCGCATGCTGATCGCCGCCGCCCTGGCCGACGGCACCAGCCGCCTGGAAAACCCTCTCCACAGCGAGGACACCACTCTCACCGCCCGTGCCCTGGGCCAACTGGGGGCCCGGATCGAAACCGGATCCAACGGCGCTTTCACCGTCACCGGCACCGGCGGCCGCCTGCAAGCCTGCAGCGATCCCCTGTATCTCGGCAACTCGGGCACCTCCATGCGGCTCTTGACCGCCGTTGCGGCCCTGGGCCGCGGGGAGTACCGTCTCACCGGAAGCGAGCGCATGGGCAGCCGGCCCATCGCCCAGTTGATCGACGGCCTGACTCAGATCGGCGTCCCGGTGCAGAGCCTGGCGAACACCGGCTGCCCGCCCCTGGCCGTCACCGGCGGCCGCGTGCGGGGCGGCAAGCTCTCCCTGGACTGCAGCCTGAGCAGCCAGTACCTTTCGGCCCTGCTGCTGATCGCACCTTACACTGCGGAGGGTCTGGAGATCACCGTCAGCGCCGGCCCCGTCTCGCGCCCCTACATCGACATGACCGTGGCCGTTATGGAAGACTTCGGGGTGAGAATGGACCGCGAAGGCTATCACCACTTCCGGGTGGCGGGCGGCCGGCGCTACCGCGCGGGCCGCTACCGGGTGGAGGCGGACGCCTCCCAGGCGGGATACTTCTGGGCAGCGGCGGCGATTGCCGGGACCACGATCACCGTGCGGGGGACTTCCGGCGGCTCGCTGCAGGGCGACAGCCGATTCATCGAGCTTCTGGAAGCGATGGGCTGCCGCGTGGCGGCCGGTGCCGAGGGCATCACCGTCAGCGGCGGCCCGCTGCAGGCCATCACCGCGGATATGGGCGACATGCCCGACATGGTCCCCACCCTGGCGGTGGTGGCGGCCTTTGCCCGCGGCACCACCACCATCGAAAACGTCGCGCACTTAAAAGCCAAGGAAAGCGACCGCATCGCCGCGGTGGTCAGCGAACTCAACCGGATGGGGGTTTCCGCCCGGGCGGGGGCCGACGGTCTGACGGTCACCGGCGGCCAGCCGGCCGGGGCCGTGATCGAGACCTACGACGACCACCGCATCGCCATGAGCTTTGCCCTGGCCGGGTTGAAGGTTCCCGGGGTGGTGATCCGGGACCCCGACTGCGTCAAAAAATCTTTTCCGAACTACTGGCAGGTTTTCGAAACGCTCTTCGCAACGTGA
- a CDS encoding shikimate dehydrogenase, producing the protein MTVHPIDAATTLYGVFGDPVAHSLSPAMHNAAFEALGINSVYLAFGSADIGACAAAMRALGIRGASVTIPHKVAIMPLLEEIDETARRIGAVNTVINRGGRLLGANTDAEGALRALRSQTEIAGRTAVVVGAGGAARAVAFGLKDAGGRVTVVNRSIARGEALAQRVGADFRPPAEAAGLVCEILINTTPIGMARFGDALPVPAALLQPGMVVMDIVYTPLKTPLLAAAAARGCRTISGTVMFVLQGARQFELWTGRAAPTAVMTEAVNAALAARGAAG; encoded by the coding sequence ATGACCGTGCACCCGATCGACGCGGCCACCACGCTTTACGGCGTTTTCGGCGACCCGGTGGCCCACAGCCTGAGCCCCGCGATGCACAACGCCGCCTTTGAAGCGTTAGGGATCAACAGCGTCTATCTGGCCTTCGGCAGCGCAGACATCGGCGCCTGTGCGGCGGCCATGCGGGCACTGGGCATCCGGGGGGCCAGCGTGACCATCCCCCACAAGGTGGCCATCATGCCGCTTTTGGAGGAAATCGACGAGACCGCCCGCCGGATCGGGGCGGTCAACACCGTGATCAACCGCGGCGGCCGCCTGCTGGGAGCCAACACCGACGCGGAGGGCGCGCTGCGGGCGCTGCGCAGCCAGACGGAGATCGCGGGGCGTACAGCGGTTGTCGTCGGCGCCGGCGGGGCGGCCCGGGCGGTGGCCTTCGGTCTGAAGGACGCCGGCGGCCGGGTGACCGTGGTCAACCGCTCGATTGCCCGGGGCGAGGCGCTGGCCCAACGCGTGGGGGCCGACTTTCGCCCGCCGGCCGAGGCCGCCGGGCTTGTCTGCGAGATCCTGATCAACACCACCCCCATCGGCATGGCGCGGTTCGGCGACGCCCTGCCGGTCCCGGCCGCCCTGTTGCAGCCTGGGATGGTGGTCATGGACATCGTTTACACCCCGCTCAAAACGCCCCTCCTGGCGGCCGCGGCAGCGCGCGGCTGCCGGACGATTTCCGGCACCGTCATGTTCGTCCTGCAGGGCGCGCGGCAGTTTGAACTCTGGACCGGCCGGGCCGCCCCGACGGCGGTCATGACAGAGGCCGTAAACGCCGCCCTGGCCGCCCGCGGCGCCGCCGGCTGA
- the pheA gene encoding prephenate dehydratase yields the protein MKPSPKNSPSPELGRLRTAIDQVDQELLALLNRRLGYAKQIGQLKARQGAPVLDAGREAAVLRQILDHNPGPISESALRHIFGEIMSVSREIQSPQLVTYLGPEATFTHMAAMNHFGHFANFTPQPSIREVFSEVERQAFHYGVVPVENSIEGSVNSTLDLFYDSEIKICAEIYFPICHGLLSTEDAAEAIRVVYSHPHAFAQCGRWLRKHLPEARLVECGSTALAARRAAAESQAAAIASREAAAIYNLNVLAARIEDSPRNTTRFLVIGRDAPPVTGCDKTTLMFVTSHVPGALYRTLKPMADAGINMVKLESRPARHENWSYMFFADLEGHIQDPQVRRTVAEMESLSRFLKCLGSYPRAGGESKEQRP from the coding sequence ATGAAACCATCACCGAAAAATAGCCCCTCCCCGGAACTGGGGCGCCTGCGCACGGCCATCGACCAGGTGGACCAGGAGCTTTTGGCGCTGCTCAACCGGCGCCTGGGGTATGCCAAGCAAATCGGTCAGCTCAAAGCCCGCCAGGGCGCCCCGGTCCTGGACGCCGGGCGGGAAGCGGCCGTCTTGCGCCAGATCCTGGACCACAACCCCGGACCCATCAGCGAGAGCGCCCTGCGCCACATCTTCGGGGAGATCATGTCGGTCTCTCGCGAAATCCAGAGCCCGCAGCTGGTCACCTACCTCGGCCCGGAGGCCACCTTCACCCACATGGCGGCCATGAACCATTTCGGCCACTTCGCCAATTTCACCCCCCAGCCCAGCATCCGCGAGGTTTTCAGCGAAGTCGAACGCCAGGCCTTCCATTACGGCGTGGTGCCGGTGGAAAACTCCATCGAGGGCTCGGTCAACAGCACCCTGGACCTATTCTACGACTCGGAGATCAAGATCTGCGCCGAGATCTACTTCCCCATCTGCCACGGGCTGCTCTCCACGGAGGATGCCGCCGAGGCCATCCGGGTGGTCTACTCCCACCCCCACGCCTTTGCCCAGTGCGGCCGCTGGCTGCGCAAACACCTGCCCGAGGCCCGCCTGGTGGAGTGTGGGTCCACGGCCCTGGCCGCCCGCCGGGCGGCGGCCGAAAGCCAAGCGGCAGCAATCGCCAGCCGGGAGGCCGCAGCGATTTACAACCTCAACGTCCTGGCGGCGCGGATCGAGGACAGCCCGCGGAACACCACCCGCTTTCTGGTCATCGGCCGCGACGCCCCGCCGGTGACCGGCTGCGACAAAACCACCCTCATGTTCGTCACCTCGCACGTGCCCGGCGCCCTCTACCGCACCCTGAAGCCCATGGCCGACGCGGGCATCAACATGGTCAAACTGGAGTCGCGCCCGGCCCGCCATGAAAACTGGAGCTACATGTTCTTCGCCGACCTCGAGGGGCACATCCAGGACCCCCAGGTCCGGCGGACGGTGGCCGAAATGGAAAGCCTCAGCCGTTTCCTCAAGTGCCTTGGCTCATACCCGCGGGCGGGCGGCGAATCCAAGGAACAGCGTCCATGA
- a CDS encoding 3-dehydroquinate synthase II: protein MRKIWVKVEPWDREIVTAALEGGADGLLVPAGCSDKVRELGRIETISEDGDLVLGRDVVYFTITSGADEEEILKRAQNQRVILDCSDWTIIPLENLIAKGADVIAQVRSLEEAETAFGILEKGVRQILLHPADAVSLKNALTRLRADDARTELTTAEITAVRPVGMGDRVCIDTCSAMQPGEGMLVGNSSGALFLVHAETLANPYVAPRPFRVNAGPVHAYTRIPDGRTRYLAELEAGDSIQIVDYQGKTVPGVVGRLKIEKRPLMLVTAVIGEKTASVLLQNAETVRLTRPDGVAASIVTLKPGDTVLAAVEASGRHFGYQIDETITEK from the coding sequence ATGCGAAAGATCTGGGTCAAGGTGGAACCATGGGACCGGGAGATTGTCACCGCGGCGCTTGAGGGCGGCGCCGACGGTCTGCTGGTCCCCGCGGGGTGCAGCGACAAGGTGCGGGAGTTGGGCCGCATCGAAACGATTTCCGAGGACGGCGACCTGGTTTTGGGCCGTGACGTGGTCTACTTCACGATCACCTCGGGGGCCGACGAAGAGGAGATTTTAAAGCGCGCCCAAAACCAGCGGGTGATCCTGGACTGCAGCGACTGGACCATCATCCCGCTGGAGAACCTGATCGCCAAGGGCGCGGACGTGATCGCCCAGGTGCGCAGCCTGGAGGAGGCCGAGACTGCTTTCGGCATTCTGGAAAAAGGGGTCCGGCAGATCCTGCTGCACCCCGCCGATGCCGTGAGCCTCAAAAATGCGCTGACCCGGCTGCGCGCGGACGATGCGCGAACCGAGTTGACGACCGCCGAAATCACCGCCGTGCGGCCGGTAGGGATGGGGGACCGGGTCTGCATCGACACCTGCAGCGCCATGCAGCCGGGCGAGGGCATGCTGGTCGGCAACAGCAGCGGCGCCCTTTTTCTGGTGCATGCCGAGACGCTGGCCAACCCCTACGTGGCGCCGCGGCCTTTCCGCGTCAACGCAGGACCCGTGCACGCCTACACCCGCATCCCCGACGGCCGCACCCGCTATCTGGCCGAGCTCGAGGCCGGCGACAGCATCCAGATCGTCGACTACCAGGGCAAGACCGTCCCGGGGGTGGTGGGGCGCCTGAAGATCGAAAAGCGGCCGCTAATGCTGGTGACGGCCGTCATCGGCGAGAAGACGGCGAGTGTCCTGTTGCAAAACGCCGAGACCGTTCGCTTGACCCGGCCCGACGGCGTGGCGGCTTCCATCGTGACTCTTAAGCCCGGCGACACCGTCCTTGCGGCGGTGGAGGCCAGCGGCCGGCATTTCGGATACCAAATCGATGAAACCATCACCGAAAAATAG
- a CDS encoding 2-amino-3,7-dideoxy-D-threo-hept-6-ulosonate synthase yields the protein MTILGKQIRMERIINRNTGKTVIVPMDHGISVGPIAGLTDMKMAIQQVSEGGANAIVEHKGLVSAGHRRRGRDIGLIIHLSASTSLSVYPNAKTLVCSVEEAIKLGADAVSIHVNLGNGQEKEMLRDFGQVSYEARTWGMPLLAMIYPRGEKIKDEFDVAVIQHAARVGNEMGADIVKVSYTGSSESFRKVVAGCSVPVVIAGGPKMDSDREILEMVKGSIDAGGAGVSIGRNVFQHPAPSRMVQAISTIVHDGGSVDAALKVLG from the coding sequence ATGACCATCTTGGGCAAACAAATCCGCATGGAGCGCATCATCAACCGCAACACCGGCAAAACCGTGATCGTACCCATGGACCACGGCATCTCGGTGGGCCCGATCGCCGGCCTGACCGACATGAAAATGGCCATCCAGCAGGTGTCCGAGGGCGGCGCCAACGCCATCGTCGAGCACAAGGGCCTGGTGAGCGCCGGCCACCGCCGCCGCGGCCGGGACATCGGCCTGATCATCCACCTCTCGGCCTCCACCAGCCTTTCGGTCTACCCCAACGCCAAGACCCTGGTATGCTCGGTGGAAGAGGCCATCAAGCTGGGGGCCGATGCCGTTTCGATCCACGTCAACCTCGGCAACGGTCAGGAAAAGGAAATGCTGCGGGATTTCGGCCAGGTCAGCTACGAGGCGCGCACCTGGGGAATGCCCCTTTTGGCGATGATCTACCCCCGGGGCGAAAAGATCAAGGACGAATTCGACGTCGCGGTGATCCAGCACGCCGCCCGGGTGGGCAACGAAATGGGGGCCGACATCGTCAAGGTCTCCTACACCGGCTCCTCGGAGAGCTTCCGCAAGGTGGTGGCGGGCTGCAGCGTGCCGGTGGTGATCGCCGGCGGACCCAAAATGGATTCCGACCGTGAAATTCTCGAGATGGTCAAGGGTAGCATCGATGCCGGCGGCGCCGGGGTGTCCATCGGTCGCAACGTCTTCCAGCACCCCGCCCCGTCCCGCATGGTCCAGGCCATTTCCACCATCGTTCACGACGGCGGCAGCGTCGACGCCGCACTGAAAGTGCTGGGCTGA
- the larE gene encoding ATP-dependent sacrificial sulfur transferase LarE, which yields MEARWAQKRDRLRAVLENWPSLLVAYSGGVDSTLLVKIAHGVLGDRLVAVTVASPLQPRREREAAAALAAAMGVRHRQLAGHALELPEFRANPRDRCYLCKRQIFGDLQRLAARLGLGAVAHGANLDDLSDTRPGNRAAAELGVAAPLIAAGLNKADVRALAKAEGLPNWNAPALACLASRIPYGTPIRQETLAMIDRAEDVLCRLGFEDCRVRYHGSVARIELPGKDVPRFLEKGLRREVLGLIREVGFDFVALDLGGYVAGSLNRGLPPSAPGVPAGPDG from the coding sequence ATGGAAGCCCGCTGGGCTCAAAAAAGGGACCGTTTGCGGGCGGTCCTGGAAAATTGGCCCTCCCTGCTGGTGGCCTATTCGGGGGGGGTGGACAGCACCCTGCTGGTGAAAATCGCCCACGGCGTGCTGGGCGATCGGCTGGTGGCTGTCACGGTGGCATCCCCCCTTCAGCCCCGGCGGGAGCGGGAAGCGGCCGCCGCCCTGGCCGCGGCCATGGGTGTGCGGCACCGGCAGTTGGCCGGCCATGCCCTGGAGCTGCCCGAGTTTCGCGCCAACCCGCGGGATCGCTGCTATCTTTGCAAGCGGCAGATCTTTGGCGATCTGCAGCGGCTGGCGGCCCGACTGGGGCTTGGGGCCGTGGCCCACGGGGCCAACCTGGATGATCTCAGCGACACCCGGCCGGGCAACCGGGCGGCGGCCGAACTGGGGGTTGCAGCCCCCCTGATCGCCGCCGGCCTGAACAAGGCCGACGTCCGGGCCCTGGCCAAAGCCGAGGGCCTGCCCAACTGGAATGCGCCGGCCCTGGCATGTCTTGCCAGCCGCATCCCTTACGGCACCCCCATCCGGCAGGAGACCCTGGCGATGATCGATCGCGCCGAGGACGTCCTTTGCCGCCTGGGCTTTGAGGACTGCCGAGTCCGCTATCACGGCAGCGTGGCGCGGATCGAACTGCCAGGCAAGGATGTGCCCCGGTTTCTGGAAAAGGGGTTGCGCCGTGAGGTCTTGGGCCTAATCCGGGAGGTCGGCTTCGATTTTGTCGCCCTGGATCTCGGCGGCTACGTTGCGGGCAGCCTCAACCGGGGGCTGCCCCCATCAGCGCCCGGCGTCCCGGCGGGGCCGGACGGCTGA
- a CDS encoding peptidylprolyl isomerase, whose amino-acid sequence MKISLKTMACLLMGACFLTLGALGAFSAEAPAAAPQGKAAMVNGTVITWQEVDKELENARNRLAAQGRMVSDDQLPELRENILDGMITRELLFQESGKQGISIAPETVAEQLGQIKSQFRDEAAYQARLKEMGVSEADISRQILRGLTIEELIDVKVGQKIVVDEAETKRYYDENPNFFQQPEQVHARHILIKVAPDADEAAKAEARKNIDGVEKKVKAGEDFEALAIAHSQGPSGPKGGDLGFFGRGQMVAPFEEAAFALEPGKVSGVVETEFGYHLIQSVEKKPAETVSYEKAKDQITEFLKQEKMQGEVARYVEELKKTAKIERFPVQAS is encoded by the coding sequence ATGAAAATTTCACTCAAGACAATGGCTTGTCTGCTGATGGGGGCGTGTTTTTTGACCTTGGGGGCGCTGGGTGCTTTTTCCGCTGAAGCGCCCGCCGCCGCCCCTCAGGGCAAGGCCGCGATGGTCAACGGCACGGTCATCACCTGGCAGGAAGTCGACAAAGAGCTGGAAAACGCCCGCAACCGCCTGGCCGCCCAGGGGCGGATGGTGTCCGACGATCAATTGCCGGAGCTTCGGGAAAACATTCTGGACGGCATGATCACCCGGGAGCTGCTCTTTCAGGAAAGCGGCAAGCAGGGCATCAGCATTGCCCCTGAAACCGTGGCGGAGCAGCTGGGGCAGATCAAGAGCCAGTTCCGCGATGAGGCCGCCTACCAGGCACGGCTGAAGGAAATGGGGGTGAGCGAGGCGGATATCTCCCGGCAGATCCTGCGCGGGCTGACCATCGAAGAGCTCATCGACGTCAAGGTGGGTCAGAAAATCGTGGTGGACGAGGCGGAAACCAAGCGCTACTACGATGAAAACCCGAATTTTTTCCAGCAGCCGGAACAGGTGCACGCCCGCCACATCCTGATCAAGGTCGCCCCCGATGCCGATGAGGCCGCCAAGGCCGAAGCCCGCAAGAACATCGATGGGGTGGAGAAAAAGGTTAAGGCCGGGGAAGACTTCGAAGCATTGGCGATTGCACACTCCCAGGGACCCTCGGGCCCCAAGGGCGGGGATCTGGGCTTTTTCGGGCGCGGTCAAATGGTGGCCCCCTTTGAGGAAGCGGCGTTCGCGCTGGAGCCGGGAAAGGTCAGCGGGGTTGTGGAGACCGAGTTCGGATACCATCTGATCCAGAGCGTCGAGAAAAAACCGGCCGAGACCGTTTCTTACGAAAAGGCCAAAGACCAGATAACGGAATTTCTCAAGCAGGAAAAAATGCAGGGCGAGGTCGCGCGCTACGTGGAAGAACTGAAGAAAACGGCCAAGATCGAGCGTTTTCCCGTACAGGCTTCGTAA